A single region of the Myxococcales bacterium genome encodes:
- a CDS encoding 2Fe-2S iron-sulfur cluster binding domain-containing protein, protein MEANRAPVSQLGHAIARPDDETQIGGRVTVTVDGQEVKVPLGTTILEAANRLGIRIPTLCAHPDLRAAGMCRVCVVEVEGQRTLQAACAYPVFQPLSVWTHTRKVRRARRHVLDLLLAKHYGECYACGRNNNCELQALAKEYGVDSFRFGHPERPLYEIDGSSHAVIRDMNKCVLCRRCVRTCIDLQEVGCLEAINRGERTKIATFMDRPLSQVVCINCGQCINRCPTGALRANDPTDEVWAAIDDPRKHVVIQTAPAPRAAIGECFGLEPGRPLTFEMNTALRFCGFDKVFDTNFTADLTILEEGTELILRLYRALVEKDAAVALPQFTSCSPGWIKYLEHFYPEFIPNVSTAKSPQQMFGAIIKTFYAGVAGIDPADIVTVALMPCSAKKFECNRPEMVASGFKDVDYGLTTRELAKMMQEAGIDLPRMEKSDFDDPFGTATGSGVIFGATGGVMESALRTVIELVTGEKVESLFTHADIVPVRGMEGVRKVELAIPKVGAVPELLRPLVPHWDWLKGATLKVAVAHGTANARRVVENIKAGGELASFHFIEFMGCPGGCLGGGGQPIPTGPDIREARARAIYAEDGAYAVRKSHENPAVLRLYREFLTDGPCGHLSHKLLHTHYTPRGKFIL, encoded by the coding sequence ATGGAGGCGAATCGGGCGCCGGTCAGCCAGTTGGGACACGCCATCGCGCGGCCCGACGACGAAACCCAGATCGGCGGTCGGGTGACGGTGACCGTCGACGGCCAGGAAGTCAAGGTTCCCCTCGGCACGACGATTCTCGAAGCCGCGAACCGCTTGGGCATTCGGATCCCCACCTTGTGCGCGCACCCGGATCTCCGCGCCGCCGGCATGTGCCGCGTTTGCGTGGTCGAAGTCGAGGGCCAGCGCACCTTGCAGGCGGCTTGCGCCTATCCCGTGTTCCAACCACTGAGCGTGTGGACGCATACCCGCAAGGTGCGCCGGGCGCGGCGGCATGTGCTGGATCTGCTGCTCGCCAAACACTACGGCGAATGCTACGCCTGCGGCCGCAACAACAATTGCGAATTGCAGGCGCTGGCCAAGGAATACGGCGTCGATTCGTTCCGCTTCGGTCATCCCGAGCGGCCGTTGTACGAAATCGACGGCTCCAGCCATGCGGTCATCCGTGACATGAACAAGTGCGTTTTGTGCCGGCGATGCGTCCGCACCTGCATCGACCTGCAGGAAGTCGGTTGTCTGGAAGCGATCAACCGCGGCGAGCGGACCAAAATCGCCACGTTCATGGACCGGCCGCTTTCCCAGGTCGTTTGCATCAATTGCGGGCAATGCATCAACCGTTGTCCGACGGGTGCCTTGCGCGCCAACGATCCGACCGACGAGGTCTGGGCGGCGATCGACGACCCGCGCAAACACGTCGTCATCCAGACCGCGCCCGCGCCGCGCGCGGCCATCGGCGAGTGCTTCGGCTTGGAGCCGGGGCGGCCCCTGACCTTCGAGATGAATACCGCGTTGCGGTTCTGCGGCTTCGATAAGGTGTTCGACACCAATTTCACCGCGGATTTGACGATTCTCGAGGAAGGAACGGAACTGATTCTGAGGTTGTATCGGGCCTTGGTGGAAAAGGATGCCGCCGTGGCCCTGCCGCAATTCACCTCCTGTTCGCCGGGCTGGATCAAGTACCTCGAACATTTTTATCCGGAATTCATCCCGAACGTCTCGACCGCCAAGTCGCCGCAACAGATGTTCGGCGCGATCATCAAAACCTTCTATGCCGGAGTGGCCGGCATCGATCCGGCCGACATCGTCACGGTCGCCCTGATGCCTTGTTCCGCGAAAAAATTCGAGTGCAATCGGCCGGAAATGGTCGCCAGCGGTTTCAAGGACGTGGACTACGGCCTGACCACCCGCGAGCTGGCCAAGATGATGCAGGAAGCCGGGATCGATCTGCCGCGGATGGAAAAATCCGACTTCGACGATCCCTTCGGCACCGCCACCGGATCGGGCGTGATTTTCGGCGCGACGGGCGGTGTCATGGAATCGGCGCTGCGCACCGTGATCGAATTGGTGACGGGTGAAAAGGTGGAAAGCCTGTTCACGCACGCCGACATCGTCCCGGTGCGCGGCATGGAAGGCGTCCGCAAGGTCGAACTGGCGATCCCCAAGGTGGGCGCGGTGCCGGAATTGTTGCGGCCTCTGGTGCCGCATTGGGATTGGCTGAAGGGCGCGACCTTGAAGGTGGCCGTGGCGCACGGCACGGCGAATGCGCGGCGGGTCGTGGAAAACATCAAGGCCGGCGGCGAACTGGCCTCGTTCCATTTCATCGAATTCATGGGCTGCCCGGGCGGTTGCCTCGGCGGCGGCGGCCAACCGATTCCCACCGGGCCGGACATCCGGGAAGCGCGGGCCCGGGCCATTTATGCCGAGGACGGCGCCTACGCCGTTCGCAAATCCCACGAAAACCCCGCCGTGCTGCGGTTATACCGCGAGTTTCTGACGGATGGGCCGTGCGGTCACCTGAGTCACAAGCTGCTGCACACGCATTATACGCCGCGCGGCAAATTCATCCTCTGA
- a CDS encoding dehydrogenase → MIHSNLVGPISFAAIEPLAGLRAALKRSRADLIGEVTASQIKGRGGAGFPTGVKWNLAAAAVGERKYVICNADEGEPGTFKDRVILTEYADLVIDGMTIGAYAVGASRGIIYLRGEYAYLRGWLEEVLSRRRREGLLGDAVDGQAGFAFDIEIRMGSGAYICGEETALIESLEGHRGEPRNRPPFPVNTGFQKCPSIVNNVETFAWVAGIGEKGAAWFNRVGTARSTGPKLFSVSGDCARPGVYEFPLGITVAQLLAVVGGAEAKAVQIGGASGQCVPAGQFDRTIAYEDVATGGSVIVIGPHRDLLDVAENFLEFFVEESCGQCTPCREGAAKLLEGVRRLAAGTCSMSYLNELCGLGETMQSASKCGLGQSAPNAFLSIAAHFKDELLGRAANGLR, encoded by the coding sequence ATGATTCATTCCAATCTTGTCGGACCAATTTCCTTTGCCGCGATCGAACCCTTGGCCGGGTTGCGGGCGGCGCTTAAACGCTCGCGCGCCGACCTCATCGGCGAGGTGACCGCCTCGCAAATCAAGGGGCGCGGCGGGGCCGGGTTTCCGACCGGCGTCAAGTGGAATCTGGCGGCGGCCGCGGTCGGCGAACGAAAGTATGTCATCTGCAACGCGGACGAGGGCGAGCCTGGCACCTTCAAGGACCGCGTCATTCTGACCGAATACGCCGATTTGGTGATCGACGGCATGACCATCGGCGCGTACGCCGTCGGCGCATCGCGGGGAATCATTTACCTGCGGGGCGAATATGCCTATCTGCGCGGCTGGCTCGAAGAGGTGTTGAGCCGGCGGCGGCGCGAGGGACTGCTCGGCGACGCGGTGGACGGTCAGGCCGGCTTCGCCTTCGACATCGAAATCCGAATGGGTTCCGGCGCCTATATCTGCGGCGAGGAAACCGCGCTGATCGAGTCGCTCGAGGGCCATCGCGGCGAGCCGCGCAACCGGCCGCCGTTTCCGGTGAATACGGGTTTTCAAAAATGCCCGTCGATCGTCAACAACGTGGAAACCTTCGCCTGGGTGGCGGGAATCGGCGAGAAAGGCGCGGCTTGGTTCAACCGTGTCGGCACGGCGCGGTCGACCGGGCCGAAGCTGTTTTCGGTGTCGGGCGATTGCGCCCGGCCGGGGGTTTACGAGTTCCCCTTGGGGATCACGGTGGCGCAATTGCTCGCGGTCGTGGGCGGCGCCGAAGCCAAGGCCGTGCAAATCGGCGGCGCCTCCGGGCAATGCGTGCCGGCCGGCCAATTCGACCGAACCATCGCTTACGAGGACGTCGCCACCGGCGGGTCGGTCATCGTCATCGGCCCGCACCGCGACCTGCTGGATGTCGCCGAGAATTTCCTCGAATTTTTCGTCGAGGAATCCTGCGGACAATGCACGCCCTGCCGGGAAGGCGCCGCGAAATTGTTGGAAGGCGTGCGGCGGCTGGCGGCCGGAACCTGTTCGATGAGCTACCTGAATGAATTGTGCGGACTCGGCGAGACGATGCAATCGGCCTCGAAGTGCGGGCTGGGACAATCGGCCCCCAACGCGTTTTTGTCCATCGCCGCCCATTTTAAGGATGAACTGTTGGGCCGAGCGGCGAACGGTTTGCGTTGA
- the nuoE gene encoding NADH-quinone oxidoreductase subunit NuoE produces MLVTEQERLRQEIAAYFERQGSRRENLIPALQQIQAKFGWISDVAMQLVADHLSIHPAEVHGVVSFYSFLRSRPQGRFVVRLCRTLSCVMQGKDRVARQLEADLGIGFGETTADGRFTLAEANCLGMCDQGPALLVNDHVYTRVTPAAVHDIIEECKRTFGVHAMAESAEAR; encoded by the coding sequence ATGCTTGTGACGGAACAGGAGCGATTGCGACAGGAGATCGCCGCGTATTTCGAGCGCCAGGGATCGCGGCGTGAAAACTTGATTCCGGCCTTGCAGCAAATCCAGGCGAAATTCGGCTGGATATCCGACGTGGCGATGCAGCTGGTGGCCGATCATTTGTCGATTCATCCCGCCGAGGTTCACGGCGTCGTCTCCTTCTATTCCTTCTTAAGGTCGCGTCCGCAAGGCCGGTTTGTCGTTCGTCTGTGCCGGACGCTTTCCTGCGTCATGCAGGGCAAGGATCGCGTCGCCCGGCAATTGGAAGCCGACCTGGGCATCGGCTTCGGCGAAACGACGGCCGACGGCCGGTTCACGCTGGCCGAGGCCAATTGTCTGGGCATGTGCGATCAGGGGCCGGCGCTGTTGGTGAACGACCACGTTTACACGCGGGTCACGCCGGCGGCGGTGCACGACATCATCGAGGAATGCAAACGGACCTTCGGCGTCCATGCCATGGCCGAAAGCGCGGAGGCGCGATGA
- a CDS encoding response regulator, whose amino-acid sequence MVKILVVDDDGDFVFAIQTVLEGAGYAVVTARSAPEGQAMIASEQPDLLILDVMMESPADGFVLAQTLRREGWTKPILMMSSIGKVTGLDYGPDQDLVPVNKFEEKPIAADRLLASVAELLRKGA is encoded by the coding sequence ATGGTGAAAATTCTGGTTGTCGACGACGACGGCGATTTTGTTTTTGCCATCCAGACGGTTTTGGAAGGGGCCGGATACGCGGTGGTTACCGCGCGTTCGGCGCCTGAAGGGCAGGCCATGATCGCAAGTGAACAGCCGGATTTGCTGATTTTGGATGTGATGATGGAATCGCCGGCGGACGGCTTCGTTTTGGCGCAAACGCTACGACGCGAGGGATGGACCAAACCGATCCTCATGATGTCGAGCATCGGGAAGGTCACGGGACTGGACTACGGCCCGGATCAAGACCTGGTTCCGGTGAACAAGTTCGAGGAAAAACCGATTGCGGCGGATCGGTTGTTGGCATCGGTCGCCGAGCTTTTACGGAAAGGGGCCTGA
- a CDS encoding enoyl-CoA hydratase/isomerase family protein, with translation MQFLRIDISGAVAVMTWKHEEQNRFTSPFNEEIIAGLEQLAADPAIRAVVVTSGVPKYFSTGLHLDWIKAQVAADPESLRPFFHSINRLMTLATGYPKPLIAAINGHAVAMGLIITACMDYRLMAVDRGFLRLPEVQIDIPFLPSMTAVFNEILPPRSFRDLAYTGDKFTPIQGQEMGLIDQTFPAAELLPAAVELGKKLGAHKSATYATIKRDNRRRVLAALRDDDPAAIEVLLKRFTG, from the coding sequence ATGCAGTTTTTGCGGATCGACATCAGCGGCGCAGTGGCGGTGATGACCTGGAAACACGAGGAACAAAACCGGTTCACGTCGCCGTTCAACGAGGAAATCATCGCCGGCCTGGAGCAACTGGCCGCCGACCCGGCGATTCGGGCGGTCGTGGTGACCTCCGGCGTGCCGAAATATTTTTCGACCGGCCTCCACCTCGACTGGATCAAGGCCCAGGTCGCCGCCGACCCGGAATCCCTGCGGCCGTTCTTTCATTCGATCAACCGGCTGATGACCCTGGCGACCGGTTACCCGAAACCGCTGATCGCGGCGATCAACGGCCACGCCGTTGCGATGGGCTTGATCATCACCGCCTGCATGGACTACCGCCTGATGGCCGTCGACCGCGGCTTCCTGCGCTTGCCCGAGGTCCAAATCGACATTCCCTTCCTGCCCAGCATGACCGCCGTCTTCAACGAAATCCTGCCGCCGCGCTCGTTCCGCGACCTGGCCTATACCGGCGACAAGTTCACGCCGATCCAGGGGCAGGAAATGGGGTTGATCGATCAGACCTTCCCGGCCGCCGAACTGCTGCCGGCAGCGGTGGAACTAGGGAAGAAGCTGGGCGCGCACAAGTCGGCAACCTACGCGACCATCAAGCGCGACAACCGGCGCCGGGTGCTGGCCGCGCTGCGGGACGACGACCCGGCGGCGATCGAGGTATTACTGAAACGATTCACCGGTTAG
- a CDS encoding SelT/SelW/SelH family protein, protein MPKAVGLAAELKEKFGAEVELIRGSYGDFEVRADDRLVYSKTRTGRFPEAGEVSRSLGK, encoded by the coding sequence CTGCCCAAGGCCGTCGGTCTGGCGGCTGAGTTAAAAGAAAAATTCGGCGCGGAGGTGGAATTGATCCGCGGTTCCTACGGCGATTTCGAGGTGCGCGCGGACGATCGCCTGGTCTATTCCAAAACGCGAACCGGCCGCTTCCCCGAAGCGGGCGAAGTCAGCCGGTCGCTGGGCAAGTAG
- a CDS encoding tetratricopeptide repeat protein, whose product MRQWITISIVLLFLLLAGCASDKKATEEAGPAASPKLGVIQEAAKLIDTAKSEGRSDGYRRAESLLRDALDADPRNDAVMAALAEVLVSDEAGPTGRWREARELFAQALQINPRNAQAARGLAQVIAYEAHATADQDTRSGEN is encoded by the coding sequence ATGAGACAGTGGATTACCATCTCGATTGTCTTACTTTTTTTACTATTGGCCGGTTGTGCCTCGGATAAGAAAGCGACGGAGGAAGCGGGCCCGGCCGCCAGCCCTAAGCTCGGCGTGATTCAAGAGGCGGCGAAGTTGATCGATACGGCTAAAAGCGAGGGCCGGTCGGACGGTTACCGCCGGGCGGAGTCGCTGCTCCGCGACGCCCTGGACGCCGATCCGCGCAACGACGCGGTGATGGCGGCGCTGGCGGAAGTGTTGGTTTCCGACGAGGCGGGGCCGACAGGGCGCTGGCGGGAGGCGCGCGAGTTGTTCGCGCAGGCGCTGCAAATCAATCCGCGCAACGCTCAGGCCGCGCGGGGGCTGGCCCAGGTCATTGCCTACGAGGCGCACGCCACCGCGGACCAAGATACCAGATCCGGCGAGAACTGA
- the gcvT gene encoding glycine cleavage system aminomethyltransferase GcvT has protein sequence MPKDLTNQFLFETDLTKIDPLFAELIDREDERQARQIVLIPSESICSWPVRRVLDSSFSNLYAEGYPAADNTLMSTADLGDLPMRLAHYRRYGDRRFYKGNAYVNPVEALCRRRAAECFATAKTPFGSIFANVQPLSGAAANLAVYEAFVPLGGTVMGLSLMEGGHLTHGSKFNMTGKRYNIVSYHVDPQTELLDYDAILALAKEAKPKMIITGYTSYPWAPDFAKFRQIADEVGAILMADIAHPVGLAIAGAYPNPIDHCDVVTFTTHKTLMGPRGAVILTKTEEHARKIDAAVFPGEQGGPHMNTIAALAVAFHLAQSDGFKKLQGKIVENAGHLADEFKKLGLRLAYGGTDTHKLLIDLKSLGKKNGVVLYGEPAAHILELAGIVLNKNTIPGDAETAFGTGLRMGTPWLTQRGAGEAEVRQVARFIHRILTACEPFLYKGLTRPLPRGKVDPRVLREVSEEVDAFCAKLAVRPPRVSGYPHFPYLDPAKGGRLIKITGPHAEAFLADTIAGDLSTLKNGGVMTAFVLDGDGRVIDEVSLARLPRANDARRDGFVLKANPQNIRSLLVWLRGLSDGFTLFEPGDVTAKIEGPAVIEQLEEDCEFVKTWTAKLPDTDPQMAGRSGAELLARIPVKRPYFIGQHALAKAAPKPDLPAFAWQEPAEALKRTSLYEEHKKLGGKLVPFAGHEMPVRYVSTIEEHNAVRKAAGLFDVSHMGVFEVSGPRALAFLDLVCSNYIGAMAVGDSLYNYLFDHDANLLDDLLVYRLEEERFFMVVNAANEAKDWAWLTAVNEGRVLLDAETPQRAMEAPAVLRNLKEAQWGAERRVDLALQGPKSKEILLRLVDVHQKEVLRKLGRTKCGYFKLAGFDTVASRTGYTGEAIGFEIFVHPDQATALWNAILEAGKEFGALPIGLGARDSLRIEAGLPLYGHELAGHYDITPDEAGFAGYVKLHKPFFIGKRPYMKKVAGREMKIVRFAVPAKGSKPVKLGDPIIDDKGACLGYVTSCATDTEGLLVGQAYVQQKKAALGPILILPLPAGGKKSPGAEDLKPGSRLPMPVEAQIIKRFPKR, from the coding sequence ATGCCGAAAGACTTGACGAACCAATTCCTTTTCGAAACCGACCTGACCAAAATCGACCCCCTCTTCGCGGAATTGATCGATCGGGAAGACGAACGGCAAGCGCGTCAAATCGTGCTGATCCCCTCCGAAAGCATCTGCTCCTGGCCGGTCCGCCGGGTCCTGGACAGCTCCTTTTCCAACCTGTACGCCGAAGGCTATCCGGCCGCCGACAACACCCTGATGTCCACGGCCGACCTCGGCGACCTGCCGATGCGCCTGGCCCATTACCGGCGCTACGGCGACCGCCGTTTCTACAAGGGCAACGCCTACGTCAACCCGGTGGAAGCGCTTTGCCGGCGGCGGGCGGCGGAATGTTTCGCCACCGCCAAGACGCCGTTCGGCTCGATCTTCGCCAACGTGCAGCCCCTGTCGGGGGCGGCGGCCAACCTGGCGGTTTACGAAGCCTTCGTGCCCCTGGGCGGTACCGTGATGGGCCTGAGCTTGATGGAAGGCGGCCACCTCACCCACGGCAGCAAGTTCAACATGACCGGCAAGCGGTACAACATCGTTTCCTATCACGTCGATCCGCAGACCGAGCTGCTCGACTACGACGCCATCCTGGCGCTGGCCAAGGAAGCCAAGCCCAAGATGATCATCACCGGTTACACGTCCTATCCGTGGGCGCCGGACTTCGCCAAATTCCGGCAAATCGCCGACGAGGTGGGCGCGATTCTGATGGCCGACATCGCGCACCCGGTGGGCCTGGCGATCGCCGGCGCGTATCCGAACCCCATCGACCACTGCGACGTGGTGACCTTCACCACCCACAAGACGCTGATGGGGCCGCGTGGCGCGGTCATCCTGACCAAAACCGAGGAACACGCGCGCAAGATCGACGCGGCCGTGTTCCCCGGCGAACAGGGCGGCCCGCACATGAACACCATCGCCGCCCTCGCCGTCGCGTTCCACCTGGCGCAATCCGACGGCTTTAAAAAACTGCAAGGCAAGATCGTCGAAAACGCCGGGCACCTGGCCGACGAGTTCAAAAAGCTCGGCCTTCGCCTGGCTTACGGCGGCACCGACACCCACAAGCTGCTGATCGACCTGAAGTCCCTCGGCAAGAAAAACGGCGTCGTCCTCTACGGCGAACCGGCGGCCCACATCCTGGAACTGGCCGGCATCGTCCTGAACAAAAACACCATCCCCGGCGACGCCGAAACGGCCTTCGGCACCGGCCTGCGCATGGGCACCCCGTGGCTGACCCAGCGCGGCGCCGGCGAAGCCGAGGTGCGGCAGGTCGCCCGCTTCATCCACCGCATCCTGACGGCCTGCGAACCCTTCCTCTACAAAGGCCTGACCCGGCCGCTGCCGCGCGGCAAGGTCGATCCGCGCGTCCTGCGCGAGGTCAGCGAGGAAGTGGACGCCTTCTGCGCCAAGCTGGCGGTGCGCCCGCCGCGCGTTTCCGGCTATCCGCACTTCCCGTACCTCGATCCGGCCAAGGGCGGCCGGTTGATCAAAATCACCGGCCCGCACGCCGAGGCGTTTCTCGCCGATACGATCGCCGGCGATCTGTCGACCTTGAAAAACGGCGGCGTCATGACCGCGTTCGTGCTCGACGGCGACGGCCGGGTGATCGACGAGGTGTCGTTGGCCCGGTTGCCGCGGGCAAACGACGCGCGCCGCGACGGCTTCGTGCTCAAGGCCAATCCGCAAAACATCCGGTCGCTGCTGGTGTGGCTGCGCGGCCTGTCCGACGGCTTCACGCTCTTCGAACCCGGCGATGTCACGGCGAAAATCGAAGGGCCGGCCGTCATCGAGCAACTCGAGGAAGACTGCGAGTTCGTCAAAACCTGGACGGCGAAACTGCCCGACACCGACCCGCAAATGGCCGGCCGGAGCGGCGCCGAACTGCTGGCGCGGATTCCGGTCAAGCGGCCTTATTTCATCGGCCAACACGCGCTGGCCAAGGCGGCCCCCAAGCCCGACCTGCCCGCATTCGCCTGGCAAGAGCCCGCGGAAGCGCTCAAACGCACCAGCCTCTATGAGGAACACAAAAAGCTCGGCGGTAAACTGGTGCCCTTCGCCGGCCACGAAATGCCGGTGCGCTATGTCTCGACCATCGAGGAGCACAACGCGGTCCGCAAGGCCGCCGGCCTGTTCGACGTGTCGCACATGGGCGTCTTCGAGGTCAGCGGTCCGCGCGCCCTGGCTTTCCTCGATCTGGTCTGCTCGAACTACATCGGCGCGATGGCGGTCGGCGATTCGCTTTATAACTACCTCTTCGATCACGACGCCAACCTGCTCGACGATCTGCTGGTGTACCGCCTCGAGGAAGAGCGCTTCTTCATGGTGGTCAACGCCGCCAACGAAGCGAAGGACTGGGCGTGGCTGACCGCGGTCAACGAGGGCCGGGTGCTGCTCGACGCCGAAACCCCGCAGCGGGCGATGGAAGCGCCGGCGGTGCTGCGCAACCTTAAAGAAGCGCAGTGGGGCGCGGAACGGCGGGTCGATCTGGCGCTGCAAGGGCCGAAATCGAAGGAAATCCTGCTCCGGTTGGTCGATGTGCACCAGAAGGAAGTGCTGCGCAAGCTGGGCCGCACCAAGTGCGGCTACTTCAAGCTGGCGGGCTTCGACACCGTGGCCTCGCGCACCGGTTACACCGGCGAAGCGATCGGCTTCGAGATTTTCGTCCATCCCGATCAGGCGACTGCGTTGTGGAACGCCATCCTCGAGGCGGGGAAGGAATTCGGCGCGCTGCCGATCGGCCTGGGCGCCCGCGATTCGCTGCGCATCGAGGCCGGGTTGCCGCTCTACGGCCACGAACTGGCGGGCCATTACGACATCACGCCCGACGAGGCGGGCTTCGCCGGCTACGTCAAGCTGCACAAACCGTTCTTCATCGGCAAACGGCCCTACATGAAAAAGGTGGCTGGCCGCGAGATGAAGATCGTGCGCTTTGCCGTGCCCGCCAAGGGCAGCAAGCCCGTCAAGCTGGGCGATCCGATCATCGACGACAAGGGCGCCTGCCTGGGTTACGTGACCAGTTGCGCCACCGACACCGAGGGCTTGCTCGTCGGCCAGGCTTACGTGCAGCAAAAGAAAGCGGCGCTCGGCCCGATCCTGATCCTGCCCCTGCCCGCCGGCGGCAAAAAATCCCCGGGGGCGGAAGACCTCAAACCGGGCAGCCGCCTGCCGATGCCCGTCGAGGCGCAGATCATCAAGCGGTTCCCGAAGCGGTAG